One Diospyros lotus cultivar Yz01 chromosome 1, ASM1463336v1, whole genome shotgun sequence genomic window carries:
- the LOC127803135 gene encoding uncharacterized protein At5g43822 isoform X2, translated as MEGMVKKYQQKFRKVKEEMSHWDELQSKLLSQFRNASSIIERLQVIQNPNNYGVLNCIGGIEDVVLRKQMETLETILLSMNKTLGEFHGIVFSLEKILQDSRQLVKGGSTQVTPKQLHQQIGIKPCLADCLDGLRLLYEMHQSEYLLKSSIISTLSLVALKPSIGGLGALLQLLVDQPNIHKEEVQFIFDIVFAEEIC; from the exons ATGGAGGGGATGGTGaagaaatatcagcaaaaatttaggaaagtaaaagaagaaatgagtcatTGGGATGAACTTCAGTCTAAGTTGCTTTCCCAGTTTCGTAACGCATCTTCCATTATTGAGAGGTTGCAG GTTATCCAAAACCCCAATAATTATGGCGTCTTAAATTGTATTGGTGGCATTGAAGATGTTGTCTTAAGAAAACAGATGGAAACCCTGGAAACTATCTTGCTTTCAATGAATAAGACTTT GGGAGAGTTTCATGGTATTGTTTTCTCACTTGAGAAAATTCTTCAAGATAGTCGGCAGCTAGTTAAAGGGGGATCTACCCAAGTGACCCCAAAACAGCTACATCAACAAATTGGTATAAAACCATGTCTTGCGGATTGTTTGGATGGCCTGAGGCTTCTTTACGAGATGCACCAATCAGA GTACTTGCTTAAATCATCAATCATATCAACGCTTTCGCTGGTTGCCTTGAAGCCGAG TATTGGTGGTCTAGGTGCTCTGCTGCAACTCTTGGTCGATCAACCTAACATTCACAAAGAGGAAG TGCAGTTCATATTTGACATTGTGTTTGCTGAAGAAATATGTTGA
- the LOC127803157 gene encoding vacuolar protein sorting-associated protein 24 homolog 1-like isoform X2, whose product MDPKHTVEILRHLEKQHDHLMDAYRSMTHELHKLQVEEEMLMRKFYELMVAKGLNKKAGVIEETVNEAVDSALDSEDIEEESEEEVDKVLTALAGETAAQLPEAARKEKLKQPAKVVGDEVEDEAIAEGADDEEELEEIRTTCQS is encoded by the exons ATGGATCCTAAACACACAGTTGAGATTTTGAG GCACCTGGAGAAGCAGCATGATCACCTAATGGATGCCTATAGGTCAATGACTCACGAATTGCATAAACTTCAG GTAGAGGAAGAAATGCTGATGCGTAAATTCTACGAACTCATGGTAGCTAAAGGTCTAAACAAAAAG GCCGGGGTAATTGAGGAAACTGTCAATGAAGCTGTTGACTCAGCACTGGATTCTGAGGATATAGAAGAGGAGAGTGAAGAAGAAGTTGATAAGGTCTTGACTGCACTTGCTGGTGAGACTGCTGCTCAGCTTCCAGAAGCAGCTAGGAAGGAGAAACTAAAGCAACCGGCCAAGGTGGTAGGAGATGAGGTTGAG GATGAAGCAATAGCTGAGGGTGCTGATGACGAGGAAGAACTTGAAGAAATAAGGACGACTTGCCAGAGTTAG
- the LOC127803157 gene encoding uncharacterized protein LOC127803157 isoform X3, with translation MDPKHTVEILRHLEKQHDHLMDAYRSMTHELHKLQVEEEMLMRKFYELMVAKGLNKKAANLESFVSIGIRIKGQFGSPKFGGGRLGRAVFGQIERLLVIFSDQEGYHWDRLRERSSLVSSLQFFGVPSPEKMIGGIFSIF, from the exons ATGGATCCTAAACACACAGTTGAGATTTTGAG GCACCTGGAGAAGCAGCATGATCACCTAATGGATGCCTATAGGTCAATGACTCACGAATTGCATAAACTTCAG GTAGAGGAAGAAATGCTGATGCGTAAATTCTACGAACTCATGGTAGCTAAAGGTCTAAACAAAAAG GCAGCTAATCTGGAAAGTTTTGTGTCAATCGGAATTCGAATCAAAGGTCAATTTGGTTCGCCGAAGTTCGGTGGCGGGCGGTTAGGACGGGCTGTTTTCGGCCAAATCGAAAGGCTTCTGGTGATTTTTTCCGACCAAGAggggtaccattgggatcgactaagggagaggagcagcctggtgtcgtcgcttcaattttTCGGTGTGCCGTCGCCAGAGAAGATGATCGGAggtattttttctattttttaa
- the LOC127803090 gene encoding serine carboxypeptidase-like, with product MKPAAFSFVPFLFLVLLLFQSPLSLSSSAKVDETETDPFLSATLNFPKTQAQKLIRGLNLFPRNDINRGGLHVEPPAAPLVEKPLKIHVHGDPRTSIQDLGHHAGYYRLPHTKDARMFYFFFESRHSKEDPVVIWLTGGPGCSSELAMFYENGPFHIANNSSLVWNDFGWDQASNLIYVDQPTGTGFSYSSDQDDIRHDERGVSNDLYDFLQAFFKQHPQYATNDFYITGESYAGHYIPAFASRVHKGNKGKEGIPINLKGFAIGNGLTDPEIQYKAYPDYALEMEVIEKSGYNVVSQMVPPCEEAIKHCGADGGTACASAYMACNSIFNKIMGMAGDTNYYDIRKKCVGDLCYDFSSMENLLNQRWVRDALGVGDIEFVSCSSTVYQAMTLDWMRNLEVGIPALLEDGIQLLVYAGEYDLICNWLGNSRWVHAMEWSGQKDFVAAPTIPFVVDGAEKGLLKGHGPLTFLKVHDAGHMVPMDQPRASLEMLKRWIQGKLSPTNSEGRPVPF from the exons ATGAAACCTGCAGCATTCTCttttgttccttttcttttccttgttcttcttcttttccaaagccCACTTTCCTTATCATCATCTGCAAAAGTCGATGAAACTGAAACCGATCCCTTCCTGTCTGCAACCCTCAATTTCCCAAAAACACAAGCCCAAAAACTCATCCGGGGCCTCAACTTATTCCCCAGAAATGACATCAACAGAGGCGGCCTTCACGTCGAACCTCCAGCTGCTCCGCTGGTGGAAAAGCCTTTGAAGATCCATGTCCACGGCGATCCTCGGACTTCTATCCAGGACCTCGGCCACCATGCTGGTTATTATCGCCTTCCCCATACCAAAGATgcaag GatgttctatttctttttcgaaTCGCGACATAGTAAGGAGGACCCGGTTGTTATTTGGCTGACCGGAGGCCCCGGCTGCAGCAGTGAACTCGCCATGTTCTATGAGAACGGCCCTTTCCATATTGCCAACAACTCGTCGCTTGTCTGGAACGACTTTGGCTGGGACCag GCATCAAACCTTATATATGTCGACCAGCCAACCGGAACTGGTTTCAGTTACAGTTCTGACCAAGATGACATTCGCCATGACGAAAGAGGTGTCAGCAATGATCTCTATGACTTCTTGCAG GCGTTCTTCAAACAGCATCCGCAGTACGCGACGAACGACTTCTACATAACCGGAGAATCGTACGCCGGGCACTACATTCCGGCGTTCGCTTCTCGGGTTCACAAAGGAAACAAAGGCAAAGAAGGAATTCCCATAAACCTCAAG GGATTTGCCATTGGTAATGGGCTCACTGATCCTGAAATCCAGTACAAAGCTTACCCCGATTATGCTTTGGAAATGGAAGTGATCGAAAAGTCTGGTTACAACGTCGTCAGCCAGATGGTTCCGCCATGCGAAGAGGCGATAAAACACTGTG GTGCCGACGGAGGAACTGCTTGCGCTTCTGCATACATGGCCTGCAACTCCATATTCAATAAGATCATGGGTATGGCCGGTGATACCAAT TACTACGACATCAGAAAGAAATGTGTGGGGGACCTGTGCTACGACTTCTCGAGCATGGAGAATCTGCTGAACCAGAGATGGGTCCGGGATGCTCTCGGGGTTGGAGACATCGAGTTTGTTTCGTGTAGCTCGACAGTGTACCAGGCGATGACGCTGGACTGGATGAGGAACCTGGAAGTTGGCATTCCTGCACTTCTTGAAGACGGAATCCAGCTGCTTGTGTATGCTGGGGAGTATGATCTCATATGCAACTGGCTCG GGAATTCAAGATGGGTTCATGCCATGGAATGGTCCGGCCAGAAAGATTTTGTAGCTGCTCCAACAATTCCATTTGTAGTTGATGGTGCCGAAAAAGGACTGCTAAAAGGCCATGGCCCTCTTACTTTCCTTAAG GTGCATGATGCCGGTCACATGGTGCCAATGGATCAACCAAGAGCTTCCCTAGAAATGTTGAAGAGGTGGATACAAGGCAAACTTTCTCCAACTAACTCAGAAGGCCGGCCTGTTCCTTTCTGA
- the LOC127803135 gene encoding uncharacterized protein At5g43822 isoform X4, which produces MEGMVKKYQQKFRKVKEEMSHWDELQSKLLSQFRNASSIIERLQVIQNPNNYGVLNCIGGIEDVVLRKQMETLETILLSMNKTLGEFHGIVFSLEKILQDSRQLVKGGSTQVTPKQLHQQIGIKPCLADCLDGLRLLYEMHQSEYLLKSSIISTLSLVALKPSIGGLGALLQLLVDQPNIHKEEVHI; this is translated from the exons ATGGAGGGGATGGTGaagaaatatcagcaaaaatttaggaaagtaaaagaagaaatgagtcatTGGGATGAACTTCAGTCTAAGTTGCTTTCCCAGTTTCGTAACGCATCTTCCATTATTGAGAGGTTGCAG GTTATCCAAAACCCCAATAATTATGGCGTCTTAAATTGTATTGGTGGCATTGAAGATGTTGTCTTAAGAAAACAGATGGAAACCCTGGAAACTATCTTGCTTTCAATGAATAAGACTTT GGGAGAGTTTCATGGTATTGTTTTCTCACTTGAGAAAATTCTTCAAGATAGTCGGCAGCTAGTTAAAGGGGGATCTACCCAAGTGACCCCAAAACAGCTACATCAACAAATTGGTATAAAACCATGTCTTGCGGATTGTTTGGATGGCCTGAGGCTTCTTTACGAGATGCACCAATCAGA GTACTTGCTTAAATCATCAATCATATCAACGCTTTCGCTGGTTGCCTTGAAGCCGAG TATTGGTGGTCTAGGTGCTCTGCTGCAACTCTTGGTCGATCAACCTAACATTCACAAAGAGGAAG TTCATATTTGA
- the LOC127803135 gene encoding uncharacterized protein At5g43822 isoform X1, producing MEGMVKKYQQKFRKVKEEMSHWDELQSKLLSQFRNASSIIERLQVIQNPNNYGVLNCIGGIEDVVLRKQMETLETILLSMNKTLGEFHGIVFSLEKILQDSRQLVKGGSTQVTPKQLHQQIGIKPCLADCLDGLRLLYEMHQSEYLLKSSIISTLSLVALKPSSIGGLGALLQLLVDQPNIHKEEVQFIFDIVFAEEIC from the exons ATGGAGGGGATGGTGaagaaatatcagcaaaaatttaggaaagtaaaagaagaaatgagtcatTGGGATGAACTTCAGTCTAAGTTGCTTTCCCAGTTTCGTAACGCATCTTCCATTATTGAGAGGTTGCAG GTTATCCAAAACCCCAATAATTATGGCGTCTTAAATTGTATTGGTGGCATTGAAGATGTTGTCTTAAGAAAACAGATGGAAACCCTGGAAACTATCTTGCTTTCAATGAATAAGACTTT GGGAGAGTTTCATGGTATTGTTTTCTCACTTGAGAAAATTCTTCAAGATAGTCGGCAGCTAGTTAAAGGGGGATCTACCCAAGTGACCCCAAAACAGCTACATCAACAAATTGGTATAAAACCATGTCTTGCGGATTGTTTGGATGGCCTGAGGCTTCTTTACGAGATGCACCAATCAGA GTACTTGCTTAAATCATCAATCATATCAACGCTTTCGCTGGTTGCCTTGAAGCCGAG TAGTATTGGTGGTCTAGGTGCTCTGCTGCAACTCTTGGTCGATCAACCTAACATTCACAAAGAGGAAG TGCAGTTCATATTTGACATTGTGTTTGCTGAAGAAATATGTTGA
- the LOC127803135 gene encoding uncharacterized protein At5g43822 isoform X3 codes for MEGMVKKYQQKFRKVKEEMSHWDELQSKLLSQFRNASSIIERLQVIQNPNNYGVLNCIGGIEDVVLRKQMETLETILLSMNKTLGEFHGIVFSLEKILQDSRQLVKGGSTQVTPKQLHQQIGIKPCLADCLDGLRLLYEMHQSEYLLKSSIISTLSLVALKPSSIGGLGALLQLLVDQPNIHKEEVHI; via the exons ATGGAGGGGATGGTGaagaaatatcagcaaaaatttaggaaagtaaaagaagaaatgagtcatTGGGATGAACTTCAGTCTAAGTTGCTTTCCCAGTTTCGTAACGCATCTTCCATTATTGAGAGGTTGCAG GTTATCCAAAACCCCAATAATTATGGCGTCTTAAATTGTATTGGTGGCATTGAAGATGTTGTCTTAAGAAAACAGATGGAAACCCTGGAAACTATCTTGCTTTCAATGAATAAGACTTT GGGAGAGTTTCATGGTATTGTTTTCTCACTTGAGAAAATTCTTCAAGATAGTCGGCAGCTAGTTAAAGGGGGATCTACCCAAGTGACCCCAAAACAGCTACATCAACAAATTGGTATAAAACCATGTCTTGCGGATTGTTTGGATGGCCTGAGGCTTCTTTACGAGATGCACCAATCAGA GTACTTGCTTAAATCATCAATCATATCAACGCTTTCGCTGGTTGCCTTGAAGCCGAG TAGTATTGGTGGTCTAGGTGCTCTGCTGCAACTCTTGGTCGATCAACCTAACATTCACAAAGAGGAAG TTCATATTTGA
- the LOC127803157 gene encoding vacuolar protein sorting-associated protein 24 homolog 1-like isoform X1, protein MHILHGISTAATITCFNLPSEREGRGFPFLLQTSSIHPIASKVEEEMLMRKFYELMVAKGLNKKAGVIEETVNEAVDSALDSEDIEEESEEEVDKVLTALAGETAAQLPEAARKEKLKQPAKVVGDEVEDEAIAEGADDEEELEEIRTTCQS, encoded by the exons ATGCATATACTACACGGCATATCAACAGCAGCAACAATCACATGCTTTAATCTACCAAGTGAGAGGGAGGGCAGGGGGTTTCCatttttgctacaaacttcctCCATTCATCCAATTGCCTCAAAG GTAGAGGAAGAAATGCTGATGCGTAAATTCTACGAACTCATGGTAGCTAAAGGTCTAAACAAAAAG GCCGGGGTAATTGAGGAAACTGTCAATGAAGCTGTTGACTCAGCACTGGATTCTGAGGATATAGAAGAGGAGAGTGAAGAAGAAGTTGATAAGGTCTTGACTGCACTTGCTGGTGAGACTGCTGCTCAGCTTCCAGAAGCAGCTAGGAAGGAGAAACTAAAGCAACCGGCCAAGGTGGTAGGAGATGAGGTTGAG GATGAAGCAATAGCTGAGGGTGCTGATGACGAGGAAGAACTTGAAGAAATAAGGACGACTTGCCAGAGTTAG